From Pseudodesulfovibrio sp. JC047, one genomic window encodes:
- the divK gene encoding DVU0259 family response regulator domain-containing protein: MTQKILIVDDDKEIRSYLSELLSDNGYETVTAVDGAEAVAIAQQEKPDLITLDLEMPNEWGPRFYRKISQDDALKRTPVVVISGLSGIKYAIPKAIASLTKPFEPAQLLKIVKDAIG, from the coding sequence ATGACACAGAAGATTCTCATCGTTGATGATGACAAGGAAATTCGTTCGTATTTGTCCGAATTGCTCAGCGACAACGGTTACGAAACCGTGACCGCTGTGGATGGGGCCGAGGCCGTTGCAATCGCACAACAGGAAAAGCCGGATCTTATTACTCTGGACTTGGAGATGCCCAATGAATGGGGTCCCCGTTTCTATCGGAAAATCAGTCAGGATGACGCGCTCAAGCGGACTCCTGTAGTGGTGATCAGTGGCCTGAGCGGGATCAAATACGCTATCCCGAAAGCCATTGCGAGCCTGACGAAACCTTTTGAACCTGCTCAATTGCTGAAGATCGTCAAAGACGCAATAGGGTAG
- the divK gene encoding DVU0259 family response regulator domain-containing protein — protein sequence MPKKIMVVDDDPDIVDYLVTVFEDHGYETCRASDGMVAYDVAKAEKPDLITLDIEMPHEWGPRFYRRLTSEKAFSEIPVIVISGLSGIHLAIRRAVATIKKPFDPADVIQIVHEALGESSDND from the coding sequence ATGCCAAAGAAAATTATGGTTGTGGACGATGATCCGGATATCGTTGACTACCTTGTGACTGTATTCGAAGACCATGGATACGAAACCTGCCGCGCTTCCGACGGAATGGTTGCTTATGATGTTGCCAAAGCGGAGAAGCCGGATCTCATTACGCTCGACATTGAAATGCCCCACGAATGGGGGCCTCGGTTTTATCGTCGGCTGACAAGTGAGAAAGCCTTTTCGGAAATTCCCGTTATCGTGATCAGTGGACTCTCTGGGATACATCTGGCCATTCGGCGAGCTGTGGCGACAATCAAGAAGCCTTTTGATCCGGCCGATGTGATCCAGATTGTGCATGAGGCATTGGGAGAGTCTTCCGACAACGACTGA
- a CDS encoding response regulator, giving the protein MDFRRLLLVDDEEGVRRFLGLSFEELGYEVETAANGQTALELFSSFRPDIVFTDIKMPVMDGIELLKRIKTQSPDTEVIMITGHGDLDLAIESLKFDASDFITKPINNDVLEVSLERARTRISMKRQLREHTENLEKLVEEKTRRIVELERQNAASQVVQGFSSALSDATQEVETGSGLFNELPCLVSIHNRYLEIVAHNTLFEERLGNQVGNNSFDIYSDRDSPGNACPVQKTFDTGKGQRSKENFLGRDGEEIPVTVYTAPLPNNDGDIELVLDISVDMTELKRLKDELLTTQYKYQRVFNDAPCYITVQNPDLSIAEANHLFKKDFGESVGRPCFDSYKHRSEPCADCLVRKTFADGETRQRETVVTTLSGEQKNMLVQSAPIHDAAGAIVQAMEISTDITEIRRLQDHLTSLGIMLGSMSHGVKGMLTSLDGGIYRLESGLKRQDPARVEDATRVLKSMIGRVKKMVLDILYYAKSRELETEELDASSFLKETFEIAEAKAVAAGVESVCDIPEYLGRLTIDSAAMAAALVNFLENAVDACEGRDIAGGGRVAFMARRTGDVLTMTIVDNGMGMDRETREKIFTLFFSSKGKRGTGIGLFISNQTIEQHGGAITVESSPENGSKFIVTLPMATSL; this is encoded by the coding sequence ATGGACTTCAGAAGATTACTGCTCGTGGATGATGAAGAAGGCGTTCGACGTTTTCTTGGTCTTTCTTTCGAGGAATTGGGATATGAGGTTGAAACGGCTGCCAACGGTCAAACGGCGTTGGAGCTGTTTTCGTCGTTCAGGCCAGACATCGTGTTCACGGATATCAAGATGCCCGTCATGGACGGGATCGAGCTGCTCAAACGGATCAAGACGCAGTCCCCGGACACTGAGGTTATCATGATAACCGGGCATGGGGATTTGGATTTGGCGATTGAATCGTTGAAGTTCGATGCCTCTGATTTTATCACAAAGCCCATTAATAACGACGTTCTTGAAGTCTCTTTGGAGCGCGCCCGCACGCGTATTTCCATGAAACGCCAGTTGCGTGAGCATACGGAAAACCTCGAAAAGCTGGTCGAGGAAAAGACCCGGCGTATCGTTGAGTTGGAACGACAGAACGCGGCGTCCCAAGTGGTTCAGGGGTTCTCGTCTGCCTTGTCTGATGCGACGCAGGAAGTTGAGACCGGATCAGGTTTGTTCAATGAGCTGCCGTGTCTGGTGTCTATCCATAACCGGTATCTTGAAATTGTCGCCCACAATACGCTGTTTGAAGAGCGGTTGGGCAACCAGGTCGGGAACAATAGTTTCGATATCTATTCCGACAGGGACTCTCCGGGAAATGCCTGTCCGGTTCAGAAGACGTTTGATACCGGCAAGGGCCAGCGGAGTAAGGAAAATTTTCTTGGCAGGGACGGAGAGGAAATTCCGGTGACGGTCTATACCGCGCCTTTGCCAAACAACGATGGCGACATCGAGTTGGTGCTGGATATTTCCGTGGATATGACTGAATTGAAACGGCTCAAGGACGAGTTGTTGACCACCCAGTACAAGTATCAGCGCGTGTTCAACGATGCGCCGTGTTACATCACCGTTCAAAATCCGGATTTGTCCATTGCCGAGGCCAATCATCTTTTCAAGAAGGATTTTGGCGAGTCTGTGGGGAGGCCGTGTTTTGACAGCTACAAGCACCGAAGTGAACCGTGCGCTGATTGTCTGGTCCGCAAGACGTTTGCCGATGGTGAGACCCGACAACGAGAAACCGTGGTCACCACGTTGTCTGGTGAGCAGAAGAATATGCTTGTGCAGTCCGCGCCTATTCACGATGCGGCCGGAGCCATTGTACAGGCCATGGAAATTTCGACGGATATCACGGAAATTCGTCGTTTGCAGGATCATTTGACGTCGTTGGGCATCATGTTGGGGTCCATGTCGCATGGGGTCAAGGGGATGTTGACGTCGCTTGATGGGGGCATTTACCGGTTGGAATCCGGCTTGAAAAGGCAAGATCCAGCGCGAGTCGAAGACGCGACCCGAGTTCTTAAATCCATGATTGGTCGGGTCAAAAAAATGGTGCTCGATATTTTGTATTACGCCAAGTCCCGAGAGCTGGAGACCGAAGAGCTGGACGCATCCAGTTTCCTGAAAGAAACATTTGAAATTGCCGAAGCAAAAGCCGTCGCGGCCGGAGTGGAGAGTGTGTGTGACATTCCGGAATATTTGGGGCGATTGACGATCGATAGTGCGGCCATGGCTGCGGCATTGGTCAATTTCCTTGAGAACGCGGTTGATGCCTGTGAGGGCCGGGATATCGCAGGGGGCGGACGAGTGGCCTTCATGGCTCGACGTACTGGGGATGTCTTGACCATGACTATTGTCGATAATGGTATGGGTATGGATCGGGAAACCCGGGAAAAGATTTTTACGTTGTTCTTTTCGTCCAAGGGGAAACGGGGCACCGGGATCGGGTTGTTTATTTCGAATCAGACCATTGAACAGCACGGCGGAGCCATCACGGTCGAGTCTTCGCCCGAGAATGGGTCGAAGTTTATTGTGACGTTGCCCATGGCCACGTCTCTCTGA
- a CDS encoding Rrf2 family transcriptional regulator: MKLTTRSRYGTRLLLDIALHSKDGHPVPSKQTAAREGLSLKYLEKLVKVLKEEGYIVGKRGPNGGNTLIRKPREISIGEVARILDGEDQVLGCEGDVSTCPRAAVCLKRSIWDDASLAMYKMLDSFSLADLMKDAYLCPQNPPPKE, translated from the coding sequence ATGAAATTGACCACACGCAGTAGATACGGGACACGATTGCTTCTCGACATCGCCCTGCATTCAAAGGACGGCCATCCCGTGCCGAGCAAACAGACTGCCGCTCGGGAAGGGTTGTCGCTCAAGTATTTGGAAAAGCTCGTCAAGGTGCTGAAAGAAGAAGGGTACATTGTTGGAAAGCGTGGTCCCAATGGCGGCAACACCCTGATCCGAAAGCCCCGCGAGATTTCCATTGGTGAAGTCGCTCGTATCCTCGACGGTGAGGACCAGGTGCTTGGCTGCGAAGGGGATGTGTCCACCTGTCCACGTGCTGCGGTGTGTCTCAAACGATCCATTTGGGATGACGCCAGTCTGGCCATGTACAAAATGCTCGATTCCTTTTCTTTGGCCGATCTTATGAAGGACGCGTATCTGTGTCCGCAAAATCCGCCGCCGAAAGAATAA
- a CDS encoding PAS domain-containing sensor histidine kinase, protein MLFKGFRESLIAKLMLFGGVTLLVCVILWSCFNIYHFRQHLRSNSMSDIALVSETIMLALRYGMLVDSEEDVEENIKNISRQDAIRSIRIYNKAGEIVFSNIPDEVGTVLDVTSPSCRTCHQYSPTPPTMPLEQRTRLNEVRGESLMSIMTPIPNSEGCSPGPCHVHTSDEQVLGLLDVTVSMEQKNATLVMFERANISIAVIVFIATFIALFFFIYRFVFRPIKRCITAARSYQSDEIFTALPVEQTDEIGALAEEFNRMGHRVSDKHRELMDQREEFRRLFDTVPCLLSVVDLEYRVIRHNKEYKRRFGIPQGKRCWQINKGRIEKCEVCPVDRTFVDGLSHMSEEEGMSKEGKPIHWIVYTSPVRNKEGDVVAAMEMMIDITWRKELEQKLAASEHRYHAIFDSIPNAVFVLGRAKLDILNCNEAAETIYGWSRDTLIGRSFMDFFREEEVEDWESVVRTVPEIELCTHVTHSGAPIFAALRLSPARFEGTETVIVTCTDVTKKMETEQQLIQASKMTTLGEMSAGVAHELNQPLTILQAISNLLSRKATSGSPFKPEMMREMADGIATHVQRASKIIEHMREFGRKADLKAMPVQMNEVLERGFEFFSQQLSVHDIRVTWALEEGLPMIMADSNRLEQVVINLLLNARDAIVERWDGHGPEADKRIYIRSFSTEDFVVFSVCDTGSGIPTSMRERLFEPFFTTKNVGKGTGLGLSISYGIVSDYGGEIVAKSWDSTGACFEITFPKAECELCGVLK, encoded by the coding sequence ATGTTGTTCAAGGGATTTCGTGAAAGCCTGATCGCCAAGCTGATGCTTTTTGGCGGTGTCACCTTGCTGGTGTGTGTGATTTTGTGGTCGTGTTTCAATATTTATCATTTCCGTCAACATCTTCGGTCCAATTCCATGTCTGATATCGCTCTGGTTTCAGAGACGATCATGTTGGCACTTCGCTATGGCATGTTGGTGGATTCTGAAGAGGATGTTGAAGAAAATATCAAGAATATCAGCCGTCAGGATGCTATCCGCTCTATCCGTATCTATAACAAGGCCGGAGAGATCGTTTTTTCAAATATCCCTGATGAGGTCGGGACGGTCCTTGACGTGACGTCGCCGTCCTGTCGGACCTGTCACCAATATTCACCGACACCGCCAACCATGCCGTTGGAGCAGCGAACGCGGTTGAATGAGGTGCGGGGGGAATCGCTCATGTCCATCATGACGCCTATTCCCAATTCAGAGGGGTGTTCGCCAGGGCCATGTCATGTCCATACGTCGGATGAGCAGGTGCTCGGCCTGTTGGATGTGACTGTGAGCATGGAGCAGAAGAACGCGACGCTTGTCATGTTTGAGCGAGCGAATATCTCCATTGCCGTAATTGTCTTCATCGCCACCTTTATCGCATTGTTTTTCTTTATTTATCGATTTGTCTTCAGGCCGATAAAGCGGTGTATTACAGCCGCTCGCAGTTATCAATCCGATGAAATATTTACCGCGCTTCCTGTTGAACAGACCGATGAAATCGGGGCTTTGGCAGAGGAGTTCAACCGGATGGGACACCGGGTTTCTGACAAGCATCGGGAACTTATGGACCAACGTGAAGAATTTCGCCGTTTGTTTGACACGGTTCCCTGTCTGCTGAGTGTGGTCGATCTGGAGTATCGAGTCATACGACATAATAAGGAATATAAACGCCGTTTTGGAATCCCGCAGGGAAAACGGTGTTGGCAGATCAACAAGGGACGGATTGAAAAATGTGAAGTCTGTCCTGTTGACCGAACGTTTGTCGATGGCCTGTCGCATATGAGTGAAGAAGAGGGCATGTCCAAGGAAGGCAAACCCATTCATTGGATTGTGTACACGTCGCCAGTGCGTAACAAGGAGGGCGATGTCGTGGCCGCCATGGAGATGATGATCGACATCACTTGGCGTAAGGAGCTGGAGCAGAAATTGGCGGCTTCGGAGCATCGCTATCACGCCATTTTTGATTCCATTCCCAATGCGGTTTTTGTTTTGGGTCGAGCAAAATTGGATATTCTCAATTGTAATGAAGCGGCGGAAACGATTTATGGATGGAGCCGGGATACATTGATCGGCCGATCATTCATGGATTTTTTCCGAGAAGAAGAGGTCGAGGATTGGGAGTCGGTGGTGCGGACCGTGCCGGAGATCGAATTGTGTACGCATGTTACCCATTCAGGTGCGCCGATTTTCGCGGCCCTACGTCTTTCGCCGGCCCGATTTGAAGGGACTGAAACCGTGATTGTCACCTGTACGGATGTGACCAAGAAAATGGAGACCGAGCAACAGCTCATTCAGGCCAGCAAGATGACGACGCTTGGAGAAATGTCCGCTGGTGTCGCGCATGAGTTGAATCAACCATTGACCATTTTGCAGGCCATCAGCAATTTGTTGTCACGCAAGGCAACGTCCGGATCACCATTCAAACCGGAAATGATGCGGGAGATGGCAGATGGCATTGCAACGCATGTCCAGCGGGCCAGTAAAATCATTGAACATATGCGGGAATTTGGTCGTAAAGCAGACCTCAAGGCCATGCCGGTTCAGATGAATGAAGTTTTGGAACGTGGGTTTGAGTTTTTCAGTCAACAACTTAGTGTCCACGACATTCGTGTGACTTGGGCTTTGGAAGAAGGGTTGCCCATGATCATGGCCGATTCGAATCGATTGGAACAGGTGGTTATCAATTTGTTGCTCAATGCCCGGGATGCCATTGTCGAACGGTGGGATGGCCATGGGCCGGAAGCGGACAAGCGGATTTATATCCGTTCATTTAGCACGGAAGACTTCGTCGTTTTTTCGGTGTGCGATACAGGGTCCGGTATCCCGACGTCCATGCGGGAGCGGTTGTTCGAGCCGTTTTTTACCACAAAGAATGTGGGCAAGGGAACAGGACTGGGGCTGTCCATCTCCTACGGTATCGTGAGTGATTATGGTGGCGAGATTGTCGCCAAATCGTGGGATTCGACCGGAGCCTGTTTTGAAATAACATTTCCCAAAGCCGAGTGTGAATTGTGCGGAGTACTGAAATAA
- the mazG gene encoding nucleoside triphosphate pyrophosphohydrolase, with protein sequence MSDIKHDAPALAMKELLEVIDALIAPDGCPWDKEQTPLSMCDYLAEEAFELIEGIRNANPAEAMEELGDVMFILLFIATLYERQGTHTLTDSIKYSAAKMIRRHPHVFGDTHFENVNELWDNWERVKREENTETGRKRVFDSLPKGLPPLLKAYRINSKAARNKFTWDSDAAVEAQLKEEWQEWQEALAAKDQDASEREFGDYLFTLVELGRRKGIKANSALDFANQKFLNRFGKMEELAEMRNLTFSELTMDQMNALWDEVKDWESR encoded by the coding sequence ATGAGTGATATAAAACATGACGCCCCGGCTCTCGCCATGAAAGAACTGCTCGAAGTCATCGACGCACTGATCGCCCCGGACGGCTGCCCCTGGGACAAGGAACAAACACCGCTCTCCATGTGCGATTACCTGGCAGAAGAAGCATTTGAACTCATTGAGGGTATTCGAAATGCCAACCCGGCCGAAGCAATGGAAGAATTGGGGGACGTCATGTTCATCCTCCTTTTCATTGCCACACTCTACGAACGACAGGGCACGCACACATTGACCGATTCCATCAAGTACAGTGCCGCCAAAATGATTCGACGGCATCCTCATGTCTTCGGAGACACGCACTTTGAAAACGTGAACGAACTCTGGGACAACTGGGAACGGGTCAAACGCGAAGAAAATACGGAAACCGGCAGAAAACGGGTTTTCGACTCACTTCCCAAAGGACTGCCTCCCCTGCTCAAGGCGTACCGAATCAACTCCAAAGCCGCCCGCAACAAATTCACTTGGGACTCGGATGCAGCTGTTGAGGCACAACTCAAGGAAGAATGGCAGGAATGGCAGGAAGCCCTCGCAGCCAAAGATCAGGACGCATCCGAGCGGGAATTCGGTGACTATCTTTTTACCTTGGTCGAATTGGGCCGTCGAAAAGGTATCAAGGCTAACAGTGCATTGGACTTCGCCAACCAAAAATTTCTCAACCGATTCGGAAAAATGGAAGAATTGGCCGAAATGCGCAATCTGACGTTTTCAGAATTGACCATGGACCAAATGAATGCGCTCTGGGATGAAGTCAAGGACTGGGAGAGCCGGTAA
- a CDS encoding CvpA family protein yields the protein MNFLDIILICIIALFVVRGFFRGLIQEVLSLVAIILALFLASHFDHLVAPHLELYIENGITVSALSYSLIFFGTLIVFWLLTKLIRSMLELSLLGWLDRTAGGIFGLIEGVLIGLVGLLFLHTFAPNADVLTKSFLAPHAQHLMDSLNNHIDIPSPQDALDNAKNALGIVNETEQ from the coding sequence ATGAATTTTTTGGATATCATTCTCATCTGCATTATTGCACTTTTTGTCGTGCGCGGGTTTTTCCGAGGACTGATTCAGGAAGTCCTTTCACTCGTCGCCATTATTCTGGCCCTTTTCCTGGCCTCCCATTTCGACCATCTGGTCGCGCCGCATCTGGAATTATACATTGAAAACGGCATCACGGTCAGTGCGCTGTCGTACTCGCTGATTTTTTTCGGGACCCTCATCGTTTTCTGGCTGTTGACCAAGCTGATCCGTTCCATGTTGGAGCTGTCCCTTCTTGGTTGGCTCGATCGAACGGCCGGAGGAATCTTCGGTCTAATCGAAGGAGTGCTCATCGGCCTTGTGGGATTGCTTTTTCTGCACACATTCGCACCCAACGCCGATGTCCTGACTAAATCCTTTCTGGCACCACACGCACAGCACCTGATGGACAGTCTGAACAACCACATTGACATCCCTTCACCACAAGATGCATTGGACAACGCCAAAAACGCCCTTGGCATAGTCAACGAAACCGAACAATAA
- the rfbC gene encoding dTDP-4-dehydrorhamnose 3,5-epimerase: MQVHETGFPGLQVLVPQVFQDERGFFLESYNKKAFEGLGISCDFVQDNHAYSKDVGVLRGLHFQIPPAAQSKLVWVTRGEVVDVVVDLRKGSPMFGQWTQILLNADNFKRLFIPAGFAHGYVTTKPDTEFQYKVDSPYSPEHDGGIAWDDPDIGVDWAAVLNGQIPILSEKDKRLPRLMDFDSPFNFEG; encoded by the coding sequence ATGCAGGTTCACGAAACAGGATTTCCAGGTCTTCAGGTCCTGGTCCCTCAAGTCTTTCAGGACGAACGAGGTTTTTTCTTGGAGAGCTATAATAAGAAAGCATTTGAAGGACTTGGGATCTCCTGTGATTTTGTTCAGGACAATCACGCCTATTCCAAAGACGTCGGAGTCCTTCGAGGATTGCATTTTCAAATACCTCCGGCAGCCCAGAGCAAGTTGGTTTGGGTGACCCGTGGCGAGGTAGTGGATGTGGTGGTGGACCTTCGAAAAGGTTCCCCCATGTTTGGCCAGTGGACGCAGATTTTGCTCAATGCTGATAATTTTAAAAGATTATTTATTCCAGCTGGTTTTGCCCATGGGTATGTCACGACCAAGCCGGATACGGAATTCCAGTATAAGGTGGACTCCCCGTATTCGCCTGAACATGATGGAGGGATTGCTTGGGACGATCCTGATATTGGTGTTGATTGGGCAGCGGTTCTCAACGGACAGATTCCGATTCTGTCAGAGAAAGATAAACGGTTGCCTCGGTTAATGGATTTTGATTCCCCTTTTAACTTCGAAGGATAA
- a CDS encoding mannose-1-phosphate guanylyltransferase/mannose-6-phosphate isomerase, with amino-acid sequence MSEGKHCQADFAMPCHAIILAGGSGTRLWPLSRNLMPKQLLVLGGTSTLLQQTVSRVLEAFAPSNIWIVTNEEHLFEVRKQVGALDVDLKEQVLAEPLGRNTLPAIMLGLDKVVERDPTALAAVFPSDHLISDGKAWVNDLVKASFLAADKRFVTFGVKPRKPETGYGYIALGASLEPGVHVVDGFVEKPEYAVAETFVRNESHYWNCGMFLFSAKHFLTQVAKCQPELWEWWLRRETVPLVQGYREIPNISVDYGVAEKIDNIAVIRAGFEWDDLGSWEAMYRLGDKDENGNVIQGDVLAMDCKNSLLVSDSGKLAVVGVSDMIMIQTRDAALHCTMDRVQAVKDVVETLKAEGSPLVESHPTVYRPWGNYTVLEEGAHYKIKRIQVSPGARLSSQMHHHRSEHWVVVDGTAEIEVDNEPRVLVENQSVDIPKASQHRLTNPGKLPLNIIEIQSGPYLEEDDIVRFDDVYGRVLK; translated from the coding sequence ATGTCAGAGGGTAAACATTGTCAAGCCGATTTTGCCATGCCATGCCATGCAATTATCCTTGCGGGAGGGTCTGGGACACGATTGTGGCCTTTGAGCAGAAATTTGATGCCCAAGCAATTATTGGTCTTGGGTGGGACGAGCACTCTTTTGCAGCAGACGGTTTCCAGAGTGCTGGAGGCTTTTGCTCCGTCCAACATTTGGATCGTGACCAACGAGGAGCATCTTTTTGAGGTCCGCAAACAGGTGGGAGCCTTGGATGTGGATTTAAAAGAACAGGTTTTGGCTGAACCGTTGGGGCGAAATACCTTGCCGGCAATTATGTTGGGGCTGGACAAGGTGGTCGAACGTGATCCTACGGCATTAGCCGCGGTGTTTCCATCGGACCACCTCATCAGCGACGGCAAGGCCTGGGTAAACGACCTGGTCAAGGCGTCCTTTCTGGCTGCCGACAAACGGTTCGTTACTTTTGGCGTTAAACCCCGCAAACCCGAAACGGGGTACGGATATATCGCCCTTGGTGCCTCGCTTGAACCCGGTGTCCATGTGGTGGATGGGTTTGTGGAAAAACCGGAATACGCTGTTGCCGAAACATTTGTCAGAAACGAAAGTCATTATTGGAATTGTGGCATGTTTTTGTTCTCTGCCAAACATTTTTTGACACAGGTGGCCAAATGCCAACCTGAACTCTGGGAATGGTGGCTGCGGCGGGAAACAGTTCCACTTGTTCAGGGGTATCGTGAAATCCCCAATATTTCAGTTGATTATGGCGTTGCTGAAAAAATCGACAATATTGCCGTGATCCGTGCCGGTTTTGAGTGGGATGACCTTGGCAGTTGGGAAGCCATGTATCGTCTTGGTGACAAGGATGAAAACGGGAATGTGATTCAAGGTGATGTTTTGGCCATGGATTGTAAAAATTCCCTGCTTGTCAGCGATAGCGGTAAACTCGCGGTTGTCGGAGTCTCCGACATGATAATGATTCAGACGCGCGATGCAGCGTTGCATTGCACTATGGACCGGGTTCAGGCCGTGAAAGATGTGGTTGAAACCCTGAAAGCCGAGGGAAGTCCTCTGGTGGAAAGTCATCCGACGGTTTATCGTCCGTGGGGAAATTATACGGTGCTTGAAGAAGGGGCGCATTACAAGATCAAACGGATTCAGGTCAGCCCGGGGGCCAGATTAAGCTCGCAGATGCACCATCATCGGAGTGAACACTGGGTTGTGGTGGATGGAACCGCCGAGATTGAAGTGGATAATGAACCGCGAGTTCTTGTGGAAAATCAATCTGTTGATATCCCCAAGGCCTCACAACATCGGTTGACGAACCCTGGCAAGTTGCCGCTCAATATTATAGAAATTCAAAGTGGACCCTACTTGGAAGAAGACGATATTGTCCGATTCGACGATGTTTATGGAAGGGTTTTGAAATAA
- a CDS encoding cytochrome c3 family protein has product MEERKASKRCGGALPFIIGFLAFCVLGWAVIPGLFFEKEEQPIWFSHAVHVEGEGMDCESCHYFRDDGSYAGFPTNEVCAECHSVDPEEAMEAIAEADIDPTDYEAIIKAELGAIEDNLASSDDDKMQAEREYVVKYLIQGKEVPWLNYQYQPDNVYFSHKAHAELDIAEMAEMKKDLADVVDPAVFEGEAPEQNCNLCHVKDISTNDVPPAFERNILSGYSKMTMKMWKCERCHALKGQPNACYTCHK; this is encoded by the coding sequence ATGGAGGAAAGAAAAGCATCGAAACGGTGTGGAGGGGCTCTTCCCTTTATCATCGGTTTCCTAGCCTTCTGTGTGTTGGGCTGGGCTGTGATCCCCGGATTGTTCTTCGAAAAAGAAGAACAACCGATTTGGTTCAGCCATGCTGTGCACGTTGAAGGCGAGGGGATGGATTGCGAAAGTTGCCACTATTTCCGGGATGACGGCTCCTATGCCGGGTTCCCGACCAACGAAGTGTGTGCCGAATGTCATTCGGTTGATCCTGAAGAAGCAATGGAAGCCATTGCTGAAGCAGATATCGACCCGACTGATTACGAGGCAATCATCAAAGCCGAGCTGGGTGCCATTGAGGACAATCTGGCTTCTTCGGATGATGACAAAATGCAGGCCGAACGCGAGTACGTGGTGAAGTATCTGATTCAGGGAAAAGAAGTTCCCTGGTTGAACTACCAGTACCAGCCGGACAATGTGTACTTCTCTCATAAGGCTCATGCCGAGCTGGATATTGCCGAAATGGCAGAGATGAAGAAAGATCTGGCTGATGTCGTTGACCCTGCAGTGTTTGAGGGCGAGGCTCCCGAGCAGAACTGCAATCTGTGCCATGTGAAGGATATCAGCACGAACGATGTGCCGCCGGCATTCGAACGGAATATCCTTTCCGGTTACAGCAAGATGACCATGAAGATGTGGAAGTGCGAACGGTGTCACGCCTTGAAGGGCCAGCCGAACGCCTGCTACACCTGCCATAAGTAA